A window of Primulina huaijiensis isolate GDHJ02 chromosome 9, ASM1229523v2, whole genome shotgun sequence contains these coding sequences:
- the LOC140985074 gene encoding uncharacterized protein isoform X3, translating to MYSVKISELVLKFVLFFAVRIVVLLRGFCKLHTTPWRQKLFQLNLHLDKEKFCIFNMEPSKTNDLGQFNSSQLGVEYVGPELQVYMVDTSGHANANLKPSDIYFLESKHVHNYSIQTGEEFALEFMRDRVNHRRPFIPNVCEDPSHAPRYLDLKSILGISCTGSESGSDISMISAGEKGSRVLERKNSSLHAEKVNDRYLLSMQSVPPVSEYNGNYKLMNSSSGESGTSSTKLKILCSFAGRILPRPSDGKLRYVGGETRIIRIRKDITWQELWLKTTEIYGETHTIKYQLPGEDLDALVSVSSDEDLLNMMEECTILEDGKGSQKLRMFLLSFEDLDDTHLTLANSDGDSETKYLVAINGMDDRMKKGSKLSGLAGFSGSNLNELEALSIERETDRTGTEFLAVSNINSAGILVPSVATESSKFILPISSKVDLHFFHGQTSEHDEVKQYSPPFGYDLHPPYNIPPQTQNGDPQSFCGTIYQQQPIEGKSVRSSRAQDTKLQEKKGKLEANGSTRTDSASNQVSVNDQFVSSQAQSGSSKSGFLFEETSPVASKLHGELSSKILWSEGSPMESMQVSKTSDVVDPPGLPESYENGCHTSDISPVSESINSVSDPTNLTYFESSCPPQRGFYSERVPREQAELLSRISKSDDSYSSQFLVNQSQNDAAQQDLITQTEEKSQTGNVDIFVKTSISNEKPFPVECETLDHELTWNQKLNQEDPIDIKGPMLENQVLISEAEGGPKLPTVRHEDSIQPSQDPTTDWVNGAVGSHSVASDANGDPQPSTWTVAREKLNVGAPTTEQADIINYINDPFPGDLLSEIFSKAVLSDVSSDIGPLQKDCAVVSVNIENHDPKHWSFFQRLAGDQFGRRDVSLIDQDHVLSSALTKVEEEAPLNYNFLPLARVPPSHVEVQQKYGEDDQKGLPRGDEVVSVAPSSNYDVSKGNNSEGLQYDDLMDNNTKIEDSDYEDGTGNINLPHFDPLLVDFDIHSLQIIKNIDLEELRELGSGTFGTVYHGKWRGSDVAIKRIKKSCFTGRQSEQERLTFDFWKEAGILSKLHHPNVVAFYGVEQDGPGGTLATVTEYMVDGSLRQVLLRKDRHLDRRKRLIIAMDAAFGMEYLHSKNIVHFDLKCDNLLVNLKDLSRPICKPK from the exons ATGTATAGTGTAAAGATCAGTGAACTTGTTCTCAAGTTTGTTCTTTTCTTTGCGGTGAGGATTGTGGTGCTTCTCCGTGGCTTTTGTAAGCTACATACAACACCGTGGCGTCAAAAGCTTTTCCAGTTGAATCTGCATTTGGATAAGGAGAAATTCTGCATCTTTAACATGGAACCGTCAAAAACTAATGATTTGGGGCAATTCAATTCCTCACAACTCGGAGTTGAATATGTTGGTCCTGAGTTACAAGTTTATATGGTGGATACATCTggtcatgcaaatgcaaatttgAAGCCTtcagatatttattttttagaatcTAAACATGTTCATAATTACTCTATACAGACCGGTGAGGAGTTTGCTCTTGAATTTATGCGTGACCGGGTCAATCATAGAAGGCCATTTATTCCAAATGTCTGTGAGGATCCTAGTCACGCACCTCGTTACTTGGATCTAAAAAGCATTTTAGGAATAAGTTGTACTGGCTCTGAAAGTGGTTCAGATATTTCCATGATTTCTGCAGGAGAAAAAGGTTCAAGAGTATTAGAGCGTAAGAATTCATCTTTACATGCAGAAAAGGTTAATGACAGGTATTTGCTATCTATGCAATCTGTGCCACCCGTATCGGAATATAATGGTAACTATAAACTTATGAATTCTTCATCTGGAGAGTCTGGTACCTCATCAACAAAGCTTAAGATTCTCTGCAGTTTTGCTGGTAGAATCCTACCTCGACCTAGTGATGGAAAGCTCAGATATGTTGGGGGTGAAACACGCATCATCCGGATAAGGAAGGACATTACATGGCAGGAATTGTGGCTGAAAACAACCGAAATTTATGGTGAAACACACACTATAAAATACCAGCTTCCTGGGGAGGATCTTGATGCATTAGTCTCTGTATCGAGCGATGAGGATCTGTTAAACATGATGGAGGAGTGTACTATATTAGAAGATGGAAAAGGATCACAAAAGCTTCGGATGTTTCTGCTCTCTTTTGAGGATTTGGATGATACTCATCTCACTCTAGCAAACTCTGATGGTGATTCTGAGACGAAATATTTGGTTGCCATTAATGGAATGGATGATAGAATGAAAAAAGGCTCAAAACTAAGTGGCTTAGCAGGCTTTTCTGGGAGTAATTTAAATGAGTTGGAAGCACTGAGCATTGAGAGAGAGACAGATAGGACTGGGACTGAATTTTTAGCGGTTAGCAACATAAATTCAGCTGGCATCCTTGTCCCATCAGTGGCAACTGAATCTTCAAAATTTATTCTACCAATTTCCTCTAAAGTTGATTTGCACTTCTTCCATGGTCAGACTTCAGAACATGATGAAGTCAAGCAATATTCTCCACCATTTGGCTACGATTTGCATCCTCCTTATAATATACCTCCTCAGACTCAGAATGGGGATCCACAATCTTTTTGTGGGACAATTTATCAACAACAACCAATTGAGGGGAAATCTGTCAGAAGCTCAAGAGCGCAGGACACAAAATTGcaagaaaagaaaggaaaactaGAAGCTAATGGTTCAACTCGTACCGATAGTGCAAGTAATCAAGTATCGGTTAATGACCAATTTGTTTCTTCACAGGCGCAAAGTGGTAGCTCAAAATCTGGTTTTCTTTTTGAAGAGACATCTCCGGTGGCCTCTAAACTGCATGGTGAACTTTCTTCAAAGATATTATGGAGTGAGGGGAGCCCCATGGAATCTATGCAGGTCTCAAAAACTTCTGATGTTGTTGATCCACCTGGACTTCCTGAATCCTATGAGAATGGATGTCACACCTCTGATATTTCCCCTGTCTCAGAATCAATAAATTCCGTGTCTGATCCTACCAACTTGACCTACTTTGAGTCCTCTTGTCCTCCTCAACGGGGCTTTTATTCTGAACGTGTTCCTCGAGAGCAGGCAGAGTTGCTTAGCAGAATATCTAAGTCAGATGATTCATACAGTTCTCAGTTTCTTGTTAACCAGTCACAAAATGACGCTGCCCAGCAGGATTTAATAACACAAACTgaagaaaaatctcaaactgGGAATGTAGATATTTTTGTGAAGACATCAATTTCTAATGAAAAGCCTTTCCCTGTGGAATGTGAAACACTCGATCATGAACTTACCTGGAACCAAAAGCTGAATCAAGAAGATCCTATTGATATTAAAGGTCCCATGCTTGAAAATCAAGTTCTTATTTCAGAGGCAGAAGGTGGTCCAAAGCTCCCTACTGTGAGGCATGAGGATTCAATACAACCTTCTCAAGATCCCACAACTGATTGGGTCAATGGAGCAGTCGGCAGTCATTCCGTTGCATCTGATGCCAATGGGGATCCTCAACCTTCTACATGGACCGTAGCTCGTGAAAAACTCAATGTTGGTGCTCCCACAACCGAACAGGCAGacataataaattatatcaaTGACCCATTCCCTGGTGATCTACtttctgaaattttttcaaaagcTGTTCTTTCTGATGTTTCATCTGATATTGGTCCTCTTCAGAAAGATTGTGCTGTTGTGAGCGTGAATATAGAAAATCATGACCCTAAACATTGGTCCTTCTTCCAGAGACTGGCAGGGGATCAATTTGGGAGAAGGGATGTTTCTCTTATTGATCAGGACCATGTTCTTTCCTCTGCCCTTACGAAAGTTGAAGAGGAAGCCCCGTTAAATTATAACTTCCTACCTCTAGCAAGAGTTCCTCCTAGTCACGTGGAAGTGCAGCAGAAATATGGTGAAGATGATCAGAAAGGTTTGCCTCGTGGAGATGAAGTAGTCTCAGTAGCACCTAGTTCCAACTATGACGTATCAAAAGGAAATAACAGTGAAGGATTGCAATATGATGATTTGATGGataataatacaaaaattgAAGACTCGGATTACGAG GATGGAACGGGAAATATCAACTTACCTCATTTTGATCCCTTGCTAGTGGATTTTGATATACACTCATTACAG attataaaaaatatcgatCTTGAGGAATTGAGGGAACTTGGTTCAGGCACATTTGGGACTGTATATCATGGAAAATGGAGAGGCTCAGATGTAGCAATCAAGCGAATAAAAAAGAGTTGCTTTACTGGTCGACAGTCGGAACAAGAGAGATTG ACCTTTGACTTCTGGAAGGAAGCTGGAATACTCTCAAAGCTTCACCACCCAAATGTGGTTGCATTTTATGGTGTTGAACAAGATGGACCAGGGGGAACTTTGGCTACTGTGACAGAATACATGGTTGATGGATCTTTAAGACAGGTTTTGCTTCGAAAAGATAG GCATCTTGATCGTCGAAAGCGGCTCATTATTGCAATGGATGCGGCATTTGGAATGGAGTATTTGCATTCAAAGAATATAGTGCACTTTGATCTCAAATGTGACAATTTACTTGTTAACTTGAAAGATCTCTCAAGACCTATATGCAAG CCCAAATAA
- the LOC140985074 gene encoding uncharacterized protein isoform X1, whose protein sequence is MYSVKISELVLKFVLFFAVRIVVLLRGFCKLHTTPWRQKLFQLNLHLDKEKFCIFNMEPSKTNDLGQFNSSQLGVEYVGPELQVYMVDTSGHANANLKPSDIYFLESKHVHNYSIQTGEEFALEFMRDRVNHRRPFIPNVCEDPSHAPRYLDLKSILGISCTGSESGSDISMISAGEKGSRVLERKNSSLHAEKVNDRYLLSMQSVPPVSEYNGNYKLMNSSSGESGTSSTKLKILCSFAGRILPRPSDGKLRYVGGETRIIRIRKDITWQELWLKTTEIYGETHTIKYQLPGEDLDALVSVSSDEDLLNMMEECTILEDGKGSQKLRMFLLSFEDLDDTHLTLANSDGDSETKYLVAINGMDDRMKKGSKLSGLAGFSGSNLNELEALSIERETDRTGTEFLAVSNINSAGILVPSVATESSKFILPISSKVDLHFFHGQTSEHDEVKQYSPPFGYDLHPPYNIPPQTQNGDPQSFCGTIYQQQPIEGKSVRSSRAQDTKLQEKKGKLEANGSTRTDSASNQVSVNDQFVSSQAQSGSSKSGFLFEETSPVASKLHGELSSKILWSEGSPMESMQVSKTSDVVDPPGLPESYENGCHTSDISPVSESINSVSDPTNLTYFESSCPPQRGFYSERVPREQAELLSRISKSDDSYSSQFLVNQSQNDAAQQDLITQTEEKSQTGNVDIFVKTSISNEKPFPVECETLDHELTWNQKLNQEDPIDIKGPMLENQVLISEAEGGPKLPTVRHEDSIQPSQDPTTDWVNGAVGSHSVASDANGDPQPSTWTVAREKLNVGAPTTEQADIINYINDPFPGDLLSEIFSKAVLSDVSSDIGPLQKDCAVVSVNIENHDPKHWSFFQRLAGDQFGRRDVSLIDQDHVLSSALTKVEEEAPLNYNFLPLARVPPSHVEVQQKYGEDDQKGLPRGDEVVSVAPSSNYDVSKGNNSEGLQYDDLMDNNTKIEDSDYEDGTGNINLPHFDPLLVDFDIHSLQIIKNIDLEELRELGSGTFGTVYHGKWRGSDVAIKRIKKSCFTGRQSEQERLTFDFWKEAGILSKLHHPNVVAFYGVEQDGPGGTLATVTEYMVDGSLRQVLLRKDRHLDRRKRLIIAMDAAFGMEYLHSKNIVHFDLKCDNLLVNLKDLSRPICKVGDFGLSKIKRNTLVSGGVRGTLPWMAPELLNGGSVKVSEKVDAFSFGIVLWEILTGEEPYANMHYGAIIGGIVNNTLRPTIPSYCDPEWRRLMEQCWAPNPAARPSFSEIASRLRVMSSVAQTRKASS, encoded by the exons ATGTATAGTGTAAAGATCAGTGAACTTGTTCTCAAGTTTGTTCTTTTCTTTGCGGTGAGGATTGTGGTGCTTCTCCGTGGCTTTTGTAAGCTACATACAACACCGTGGCGTCAAAAGCTTTTCCAGTTGAATCTGCATTTGGATAAGGAGAAATTCTGCATCTTTAACATGGAACCGTCAAAAACTAATGATTTGGGGCAATTCAATTCCTCACAACTCGGAGTTGAATATGTTGGTCCTGAGTTACAAGTTTATATGGTGGATACATCTggtcatgcaaatgcaaatttgAAGCCTtcagatatttattttttagaatcTAAACATGTTCATAATTACTCTATACAGACCGGTGAGGAGTTTGCTCTTGAATTTATGCGTGACCGGGTCAATCATAGAAGGCCATTTATTCCAAATGTCTGTGAGGATCCTAGTCACGCACCTCGTTACTTGGATCTAAAAAGCATTTTAGGAATAAGTTGTACTGGCTCTGAAAGTGGTTCAGATATTTCCATGATTTCTGCAGGAGAAAAAGGTTCAAGAGTATTAGAGCGTAAGAATTCATCTTTACATGCAGAAAAGGTTAATGACAGGTATTTGCTATCTATGCAATCTGTGCCACCCGTATCGGAATATAATGGTAACTATAAACTTATGAATTCTTCATCTGGAGAGTCTGGTACCTCATCAACAAAGCTTAAGATTCTCTGCAGTTTTGCTGGTAGAATCCTACCTCGACCTAGTGATGGAAAGCTCAGATATGTTGGGGGTGAAACACGCATCATCCGGATAAGGAAGGACATTACATGGCAGGAATTGTGGCTGAAAACAACCGAAATTTATGGTGAAACACACACTATAAAATACCAGCTTCCTGGGGAGGATCTTGATGCATTAGTCTCTGTATCGAGCGATGAGGATCTGTTAAACATGATGGAGGAGTGTACTATATTAGAAGATGGAAAAGGATCACAAAAGCTTCGGATGTTTCTGCTCTCTTTTGAGGATTTGGATGATACTCATCTCACTCTAGCAAACTCTGATGGTGATTCTGAGACGAAATATTTGGTTGCCATTAATGGAATGGATGATAGAATGAAAAAAGGCTCAAAACTAAGTGGCTTAGCAGGCTTTTCTGGGAGTAATTTAAATGAGTTGGAAGCACTGAGCATTGAGAGAGAGACAGATAGGACTGGGACTGAATTTTTAGCGGTTAGCAACATAAATTCAGCTGGCATCCTTGTCCCATCAGTGGCAACTGAATCTTCAAAATTTATTCTACCAATTTCCTCTAAAGTTGATTTGCACTTCTTCCATGGTCAGACTTCAGAACATGATGAAGTCAAGCAATATTCTCCACCATTTGGCTACGATTTGCATCCTCCTTATAATATACCTCCTCAGACTCAGAATGGGGATCCACAATCTTTTTGTGGGACAATTTATCAACAACAACCAATTGAGGGGAAATCTGTCAGAAGCTCAAGAGCGCAGGACACAAAATTGcaagaaaagaaaggaaaactaGAAGCTAATGGTTCAACTCGTACCGATAGTGCAAGTAATCAAGTATCGGTTAATGACCAATTTGTTTCTTCACAGGCGCAAAGTGGTAGCTCAAAATCTGGTTTTCTTTTTGAAGAGACATCTCCGGTGGCCTCTAAACTGCATGGTGAACTTTCTTCAAAGATATTATGGAGTGAGGGGAGCCCCATGGAATCTATGCAGGTCTCAAAAACTTCTGATGTTGTTGATCCACCTGGACTTCCTGAATCCTATGAGAATGGATGTCACACCTCTGATATTTCCCCTGTCTCAGAATCAATAAATTCCGTGTCTGATCCTACCAACTTGACCTACTTTGAGTCCTCTTGTCCTCCTCAACGGGGCTTTTATTCTGAACGTGTTCCTCGAGAGCAGGCAGAGTTGCTTAGCAGAATATCTAAGTCAGATGATTCATACAGTTCTCAGTTTCTTGTTAACCAGTCACAAAATGACGCTGCCCAGCAGGATTTAATAACACAAACTgaagaaaaatctcaaactgGGAATGTAGATATTTTTGTGAAGACATCAATTTCTAATGAAAAGCCTTTCCCTGTGGAATGTGAAACACTCGATCATGAACTTACCTGGAACCAAAAGCTGAATCAAGAAGATCCTATTGATATTAAAGGTCCCATGCTTGAAAATCAAGTTCTTATTTCAGAGGCAGAAGGTGGTCCAAAGCTCCCTACTGTGAGGCATGAGGATTCAATACAACCTTCTCAAGATCCCACAACTGATTGGGTCAATGGAGCAGTCGGCAGTCATTCCGTTGCATCTGATGCCAATGGGGATCCTCAACCTTCTACATGGACCGTAGCTCGTGAAAAACTCAATGTTGGTGCTCCCACAACCGAACAGGCAGacataataaattatatcaaTGACCCATTCCCTGGTGATCTACtttctgaaattttttcaaaagcTGTTCTTTCTGATGTTTCATCTGATATTGGTCCTCTTCAGAAAGATTGTGCTGTTGTGAGCGTGAATATAGAAAATCATGACCCTAAACATTGGTCCTTCTTCCAGAGACTGGCAGGGGATCAATTTGGGAGAAGGGATGTTTCTCTTATTGATCAGGACCATGTTCTTTCCTCTGCCCTTACGAAAGTTGAAGAGGAAGCCCCGTTAAATTATAACTTCCTACCTCTAGCAAGAGTTCCTCCTAGTCACGTGGAAGTGCAGCAGAAATATGGTGAAGATGATCAGAAAGGTTTGCCTCGTGGAGATGAAGTAGTCTCAGTAGCACCTAGTTCCAACTATGACGTATCAAAAGGAAATAACAGTGAAGGATTGCAATATGATGATTTGATGGataataatacaaaaattgAAGACTCGGATTACGAG GATGGAACGGGAAATATCAACTTACCTCATTTTGATCCCTTGCTAGTGGATTTTGATATACACTCATTACAG attataaaaaatatcgatCTTGAGGAATTGAGGGAACTTGGTTCAGGCACATTTGGGACTGTATATCATGGAAAATGGAGAGGCTCAGATGTAGCAATCAAGCGAATAAAAAAGAGTTGCTTTACTGGTCGACAGTCGGAACAAGAGAGATTG ACCTTTGACTTCTGGAAGGAAGCTGGAATACTCTCAAAGCTTCACCACCCAAATGTGGTTGCATTTTATGGTGTTGAACAAGATGGACCAGGGGGAACTTTGGCTACTGTGACAGAATACATGGTTGATGGATCTTTAAGACAGGTTTTGCTTCGAAAAGATAG GCATCTTGATCGTCGAAAGCGGCTCATTATTGCAATGGATGCGGCATTTGGAATGGAGTATTTGCATTCAAAGAATATAGTGCACTTTGATCTCAAATGTGACAATTTACTTGTTAACTTGAAAGATCTCTCAAGACCTATATGCAAG GTAGGCGATTTTGGTCTATCAAAAATAAAGAGGAACACCTTGGTTTCTGGTGGAGTTAGAGGAACTCTTCCGTGGATGGCTCCAGAGCTGTTAAATGGTGGTAGCGTTAAAGTTTCTGAGAAG GTCGATGCCTTTTCATTTGGTATTGTCCTGTGGGAGATACTCACTGGAGAGGAGCCTTATGCGAACATGCATTATGGGGCTATCATAG GAGGCATTGTGAATAACACACTAAGGCCAACCATTCCAAGCTACTGCGATCCAGAATGGAGAAGATTAATGGAACAGTGTTGGGCCCCAAATCCTGCTGCACGACCATCTTTCTCAGAAATTGCTAGTCGGTTGCGTGTAATGTCATCCGTGGCTCAGACTCGCAAGGCAAGTTCATAG
- the LOC140985074 gene encoding uncharacterized protein isoform X2 produces the protein MRDRVNHRRPFIPNVCEDPSHAPRYLDLKSILGISCTGSESGSDISMISAGEKGSRVLERKNSSLHAEKVNDRYLLSMQSVPPVSEYNGNYKLMNSSSGESGTSSTKLKILCSFAGRILPRPSDGKLRYVGGETRIIRIRKDITWQELWLKTTEIYGETHTIKYQLPGEDLDALVSVSSDEDLLNMMEECTILEDGKGSQKLRMFLLSFEDLDDTHLTLANSDGDSETKYLVAINGMDDRMKKGSKLSGLAGFSGSNLNELEALSIERETDRTGTEFLAVSNINSAGILVPSVATESSKFILPISSKVDLHFFHGQTSEHDEVKQYSPPFGYDLHPPYNIPPQTQNGDPQSFCGTIYQQQPIEGKSVRSSRAQDTKLQEKKGKLEANGSTRTDSASNQVSVNDQFVSSQAQSGSSKSGFLFEETSPVASKLHGELSSKILWSEGSPMESMQVSKTSDVVDPPGLPESYENGCHTSDISPVSESINSVSDPTNLTYFESSCPPQRGFYSERVPREQAELLSRISKSDDSYSSQFLVNQSQNDAAQQDLITQTEEKSQTGNVDIFVKTSISNEKPFPVECETLDHELTWNQKLNQEDPIDIKGPMLENQVLISEAEGGPKLPTVRHEDSIQPSQDPTTDWVNGAVGSHSVASDANGDPQPSTWTVAREKLNVGAPTTEQADIINYINDPFPGDLLSEIFSKAVLSDVSSDIGPLQKDCAVVSVNIENHDPKHWSFFQRLAGDQFGRRDVSLIDQDHVLSSALTKVEEEAPLNYNFLPLARVPPSHVEVQQKYGEDDQKGLPRGDEVVSVAPSSNYDVSKGNNSEGLQYDDLMDNNTKIEDSDYEDGTGNINLPHFDPLLVDFDIHSLQIIKNIDLEELRELGSGTFGTVYHGKWRGSDVAIKRIKKSCFTGRQSEQERLTFDFWKEAGILSKLHHPNVVAFYGVEQDGPGGTLATVTEYMVDGSLRQVLLRKDRHLDRRKRLIIAMDAAFGMEYLHSKNIVHFDLKCDNLLVNLKDLSRPICKVGDFGLSKIKRNTLVSGGVRGTLPWMAPELLNGGSVKVSEKVDAFSFGIVLWEILTGEEPYANMHYGAIIGGIVNNTLRPTIPSYCDPEWRRLMEQCWAPNPAARPSFSEIASRLRVMSSVAQTRKASS, from the exons ATGCGTGACCGGGTCAATCATAGAAGGCCATTTATTCCAAATGTCTGTGAGGATCCTAGTCACGCACCTCGTTACTTGGATCTAAAAAGCATTTTAGGAATAAGTTGTACTGGCTCTGAAAGTGGTTCAGATATTTCCATGATTTCTGCAGGAGAAAAAGGTTCAAGAGTATTAGAGCGTAAGAATTCATCTTTACATGCAGAAAAGGTTAATGACAGGTATTTGCTATCTATGCAATCTGTGCCACCCGTATCGGAATATAATGGTAACTATAAACTTATGAATTCTTCATCTGGAGAGTCTGGTACCTCATCAACAAAGCTTAAGATTCTCTGCAGTTTTGCTGGTAGAATCCTACCTCGACCTAGTGATGGAAAGCTCAGATATGTTGGGGGTGAAACACGCATCATCCGGATAAGGAAGGACATTACATGGCAGGAATTGTGGCTGAAAACAACCGAAATTTATGGTGAAACACACACTATAAAATACCAGCTTCCTGGGGAGGATCTTGATGCATTAGTCTCTGTATCGAGCGATGAGGATCTGTTAAACATGATGGAGGAGTGTACTATATTAGAAGATGGAAAAGGATCACAAAAGCTTCGGATGTTTCTGCTCTCTTTTGAGGATTTGGATGATACTCATCTCACTCTAGCAAACTCTGATGGTGATTCTGAGACGAAATATTTGGTTGCCATTAATGGAATGGATGATAGAATGAAAAAAGGCTCAAAACTAAGTGGCTTAGCAGGCTTTTCTGGGAGTAATTTAAATGAGTTGGAAGCACTGAGCATTGAGAGAGAGACAGATAGGACTGGGACTGAATTTTTAGCGGTTAGCAACATAAATTCAGCTGGCATCCTTGTCCCATCAGTGGCAACTGAATCTTCAAAATTTATTCTACCAATTTCCTCTAAAGTTGATTTGCACTTCTTCCATGGTCAGACTTCAGAACATGATGAAGTCAAGCAATATTCTCCACCATTTGGCTACGATTTGCATCCTCCTTATAATATACCTCCTCAGACTCAGAATGGGGATCCACAATCTTTTTGTGGGACAATTTATCAACAACAACCAATTGAGGGGAAATCTGTCAGAAGCTCAAGAGCGCAGGACACAAAATTGcaagaaaagaaaggaaaactaGAAGCTAATGGTTCAACTCGTACCGATAGTGCAAGTAATCAAGTATCGGTTAATGACCAATTTGTTTCTTCACAGGCGCAAAGTGGTAGCTCAAAATCTGGTTTTCTTTTTGAAGAGACATCTCCGGTGGCCTCTAAACTGCATGGTGAACTTTCTTCAAAGATATTATGGAGTGAGGGGAGCCCCATGGAATCTATGCAGGTCTCAAAAACTTCTGATGTTGTTGATCCACCTGGACTTCCTGAATCCTATGAGAATGGATGTCACACCTCTGATATTTCCCCTGTCTCAGAATCAATAAATTCCGTGTCTGATCCTACCAACTTGACCTACTTTGAGTCCTCTTGTCCTCCTCAACGGGGCTTTTATTCTGAACGTGTTCCTCGAGAGCAGGCAGAGTTGCTTAGCAGAATATCTAAGTCAGATGATTCATACAGTTCTCAGTTTCTTGTTAACCAGTCACAAAATGACGCTGCCCAGCAGGATTTAATAACACAAACTgaagaaaaatctcaaactgGGAATGTAGATATTTTTGTGAAGACATCAATTTCTAATGAAAAGCCTTTCCCTGTGGAATGTGAAACACTCGATCATGAACTTACCTGGAACCAAAAGCTGAATCAAGAAGATCCTATTGATATTAAAGGTCCCATGCTTGAAAATCAAGTTCTTATTTCAGAGGCAGAAGGTGGTCCAAAGCTCCCTACTGTGAGGCATGAGGATTCAATACAACCTTCTCAAGATCCCACAACTGATTGGGTCAATGGAGCAGTCGGCAGTCATTCCGTTGCATCTGATGCCAATGGGGATCCTCAACCTTCTACATGGACCGTAGCTCGTGAAAAACTCAATGTTGGTGCTCCCACAACCGAACAGGCAGacataataaattatatcaaTGACCCATTCCCTGGTGATCTACtttctgaaattttttcaaaagcTGTTCTTTCTGATGTTTCATCTGATATTGGTCCTCTTCAGAAAGATTGTGCTGTTGTGAGCGTGAATATAGAAAATCATGACCCTAAACATTGGTCCTTCTTCCAGAGACTGGCAGGGGATCAATTTGGGAGAAGGGATGTTTCTCTTATTGATCAGGACCATGTTCTTTCCTCTGCCCTTACGAAAGTTGAAGAGGAAGCCCCGTTAAATTATAACTTCCTACCTCTAGCAAGAGTTCCTCCTAGTCACGTGGAAGTGCAGCAGAAATATGGTGAAGATGATCAGAAAGGTTTGCCTCGTGGAGATGAAGTAGTCTCAGTAGCACCTAGTTCCAACTATGACGTATCAAAAGGAAATAACAGTGAAGGATTGCAATATGATGATTTGATGGataataatacaaaaattgAAGACTCGGATTACGAG GATGGAACGGGAAATATCAACTTACCTCATTTTGATCCCTTGCTAGTGGATTTTGATATACACTCATTACAG attataaaaaatatcgatCTTGAGGAATTGAGGGAACTTGGTTCAGGCACATTTGGGACTGTATATCATGGAAAATGGAGAGGCTCAGATGTAGCAATCAAGCGAATAAAAAAGAGTTGCTTTACTGGTCGACAGTCGGAACAAGAGAGATTG ACCTTTGACTTCTGGAAGGAAGCTGGAATACTCTCAAAGCTTCACCACCCAAATGTGGTTGCATTTTATGGTGTTGAACAAGATGGACCAGGGGGAACTTTGGCTACTGTGACAGAATACATGGTTGATGGATCTTTAAGACAGGTTTTGCTTCGAAAAGATAG GCATCTTGATCGTCGAAAGCGGCTCATTATTGCAATGGATGCGGCATTTGGAATGGAGTATTTGCATTCAAAGAATATAGTGCACTTTGATCTCAAATGTGACAATTTACTTGTTAACTTGAAAGATCTCTCAAGACCTATATGCAAG GTAGGCGATTTTGGTCTATCAAAAATAAAGAGGAACACCTTGGTTTCTGGTGGAGTTAGAGGAACTCTTCCGTGGATGGCTCCAGAGCTGTTAAATGGTGGTAGCGTTAAAGTTTCTGAGAAG GTCGATGCCTTTTCATTTGGTATTGTCCTGTGGGAGATACTCACTGGAGAGGAGCCTTATGCGAACATGCATTATGGGGCTATCATAG GAGGCATTGTGAATAACACACTAAGGCCAACCATTCCAAGCTACTGCGATCCAGAATGGAGAAGATTAATGGAACAGTGTTGGGCCCCAAATCCTGCTGCACGACCATCTTTCTCAGAAATTGCTAGTCGGTTGCGTGTAATGTCATCCGTGGCTCAGACTCGCAAGGCAAGTTCATAG